The Ferrovibrio sp. MS7 sequence CTGCATGTGGCGGCCGAGGCGCGCGCCAAGGGCGTAGTGCCGTCGGATATCCCGCTGGTGACGCTGGCCACCGCCGATGCCGCGAAATTCCCCGCAGCCGTGCAGCAGGCCACCGGCCAGCATCCGCCGCTGCCGGCCCGCATGGCCGATCTGTTCGAACGCCCGGAGCGCATGACCATCCTGCCCAATGATGCCAACGCGGTACGCCGCTTTATCGACAGCGTGATCGCATGAGCCCGCGCCTTACCACGCTGCCCAGCGGCCTGCGCATTGTCAGCGAGACCATGCCGCATGTGAAAACCGCCTCCGTCGGCGTCTGGGTTGATGCCGGTGCGCGCGACGAGACGCCGGAAATCAATGGCGTGGCGCATATGCTGGAGCATATGGCCTTCAAGGGCACCGAGCGGCGCAATGCGCGCGCCATCGCCGAGGAGATCGAGGCGGCGGGCGGGCATCTCAATGCTTTCACCTCGCGCGAGCAGACCGCCTATTACGCCCGCGTGATGCAGCCCGATATGCCGCTGGCGCTGGATATGCTGGCCGATATCCTGCAGCACTCGACCTTTGATCCGGAGGAACTGGAGCGCGAGCGCGAGGTTATCATCCAGGAAATCGGCCAGTCGGAAGACACGCCGGACGACATCATCTTCGACCATCTGCAGGAGCAGGCTTTCCCCGACCAGGCCTTGGGCCGTGCCATTCTCGGCACCGTCGAGCGCGTCGAGGGCATGCGCCGCGAGGATTTGCAGGGCTTCCTGGATCGCCATTATCATGCGCCCAATCTTGTGGTCGCGGCGGCGGGTGCGGTGGATCATGACGCCCTGGTGGACATGGCAGCGAAGCATTTCGCCGGCCTGCCGACCACGCGGCGGCGGCCGAACGAAGCCGCCAGCTATAGCGGTGGCGAGCGGCGTGAGGAGCGCGATCTCGAGCAGGCGCATATCGCCTTCTCGGTGCCGGCCTTTGCCTTCGGCGATCCGGATTTCTATGCCCTGCAGGTCTATGCCACGGTGCTCGGCGGCGGCATGTCCTCGCGGCTGTTCCAGGAAGTGCGCGAGAAGCGCGGCTTGGCCTATTCGGTCTATGCCTATCCCACCAGTTACCGCGATACCGGCCTGCTCACCATCTATGCCGGCACTGGTGGCGACAAGCTCGGCGAACTGACGCCGGTGCTGGCCGATGAAATGGCGGCGCTGACCCAGTCTGTCGGCGCTGATGAAGTGATGCGTGCGCGCAACCAGCTCAAGGTCGGCCTGGTGATGTCGCTGGAAAGCTCCGGCTCCCGCCTGGAGCAATTGGGCCGCCAGATGCTGGTCTATGGCCGCACGCTGGATATCGACGAGATCCTCGCCGCTGTCGAACGCGTCGACGAAGCGGCGGTGAAGCGGGTGGCCGAACGCATCATGCGCGCTGGCAAGCCGGCGGTGGCCGCCCTGGGGCCGATACAGCAGCTCGAAGCCTATGACCGCTTCGCGGCGCGGTTCGGCTGAGGCGGACCGATGATCTTCGGGCGCTTCCTCTCGCAGCCAGCGCCCGCGATGACGACCGACCGGCTGTATCTGCGCAGCCCCGATGCCGGTGATTTCGAGGCCTGGGCGGCCTTGCGCGCGGTCAGCCGCGAGCATCTGCAGCCCTGGGAGCCGAGCTGGGCCGAGGATGCGCTGACCCGCGATGGCTTTCGCCGCCGCCTGATCTGGTTCGACCGCCTGCGTCGCACCGATACCGGCGCCGCCTTTTTCATCTTCGCCCGCCAGAACAACGCACTGCTGGGTGGAATTACCCTGTCTAATCTTCGCCGTGGCGCAGCGCAGTGTGGTGAATTCGGCTATTGGATCGGCAAGCCCTATGCCGGACAGGGCCATATGAGCGAGGCCATCACCATGATGGTGGCGTGGAGTTTTGCCGAACTGAAGCTGCATCGGCTGGAGGCTGCCACCTTGCCTGAGAATCAGCCCAGCCAGCGCCTGCTGCTGCGCGCCGGTTTCAAGCCGGAAGGGCTGATGCGCGAATACCTCAAGATCGATGGCGTGTGGCGCGATCATCGCCTCTATGCGCGCCTCGTCACGGACTAGTTTGACTACCAACATCCTCTTGTTTGCTTTGCGCACGTTGCCGTTTTAAGGTTGCGTGAAACCCGGCACAGACCGTGGTGCGCAGAAGTGGGGAGGGTGTGATGGCTGGCAGCAGAATTGCGCGCTTGCGCCTGATCGCGGCAGGCATGATGGCGGGCCTTGGCTTCGCCACGGCTGCGCAGGCGGCTGATCCCGGCGTATTTTCCGACCGGATCGTTTTCGGCCAGGCAGCGGTGATGGAAGGGCCGGCCTCGGCGCTCGGCACCGGCATGCGCGATGGCATCCTGGCGGCTTTCGGCGAAGCCAATGCCGCCGGCGGCGTGAAGGGCCGCAAGCTGCAGCTTGTGGTGCGCGACGATGGCTACGAGCCCAGCAAGGCGGCAGTAGCGGCACGCCAGCTTCTGAATGAAGACAAGGTCTTTGCCCTGATCGGCCCGGTCGGCACGCCGACCTCGGCCGCCATGGAGCCGATTGTCGCCGCCGAGAAGGTGCCGTTCATCGGGCCGTTTACGGGGGCGGAATTCCTGCGCAATCCCTACAAGCCGCATGTGGTGAATGTGCGCGCCTCGTATTTTCAGGAAACCGAGGAAATGGTGGAGCGCCTCACCACCGACCTGAAGCATGAGCGCATCGCTATTCTGTATCAGAATGATTCCTTCGGCCGTGCCGGCCTTGCCGGCATCCAGCGCGCGCTGGCCAAGCGCAAGATGGAACTGGCCGGCGAGGCGACTTTCGAGCGCAACACCACCGCCGTGAAGCGGGCGCTGCTGGAACTGCGCAAGGGCAATCCGCAGGCCATCATCATCATCGGCCCCTATGCGCCCTCCGGCGAATTCATTCGCGCCGCCAAGAAGATCAATCTCAAGGCGGTGTTCGTGAACATCTCCTTCGTCGGCTCCGATGCGCTGGCCGCCGATCTTGGCACGGATGGTGCCGGCGTGGTGGTGACGCAGGTGGTGCCGTTCCCGCGTGATACCAGCATTCCGCTGGTCGCGGCCTACCAGAAAGCCCTGGCCGAACATGTGCCGAAGGCCTGGGGCGGCTTCATCTCGCTGGAAGGCTACATGGTCGGCAAGCTGGTGATCATGGCGTTGCAGAAGCTGGACGGCGAACCGACGCGGGCCAATCTGCTGAAGGCGCTGAATGCAGGCAGCTATGACCTCGGCGGTGTCACGCTGACCTTCGGGGAAAATGACAACCAGGGCTCGGACGCGGTGTTCCTCACCGTGATTGGTGCCGATGGCAGTTTCAAAGCGATCAAGGCCCTGCAATGACCACGATGACCGAGACTCAGCCGGTGGAGGCCGATATGGATCATGCCGTGACCGCTCCGGTAGCCGCAAACCGTCCCGCCGCCCGGCGCCACGCCCGGGGCATGGGCATCCGCCAGAAGCTGTTCCTGGCCTTCGGCGCCATTGCCGCGCTTACCGTGGTCTGCGCGCTCAGCGCCGGCCTGTTCATGAACCGGATCAATGACACGCTGGATCATGTGATGAAGGATAGCCTGCCGGCGGTGACCGCATCGCTGAATCTGGCGGCGTTGTCCTCCCAGCTCGCCGCCGCCGCGCCGGCCCTTGGTGCCGCGCGCAGCGAGGCGGATCGCAACGATCAGGAGCAGCAGATTCACAAGCGCATCGACGCCATTGCCAATGCGCTGACCCGGATCAAGCAGAGCGGCGCCACCAGCGATACCGGCCGGATCGAGGCGGCGATTTCCACCATGGATCGCCAGATCAACACCATCGGCGAGCGCACCGCCTTGCGGCTGCGGCTAGCCGAACAGCGCGGCGATATCATCCGCAATGTCAACCGCACGCTCGATGCCTATACCGCTTCCACCGCCAAGCTGTTGGACGACACGGTATTCTCCGTCGTCATGACGCTAGAAGGCGTTGCCCAGAGTGGCCGCAATCTGAGGGATGTGGCCGAGTATATGAAAGGCGTGTCCGAGTTCGAATTCGCCCTGGTCGATGGCCTATCGGAACTGACCGCCGGCATGAACCAGGCGGCAAGCCTGCTGGAAGCCATGGCGAATGCGCCGGGTGAGGCGGCATTGAACGGCCTGGTGGACCGTTTCCAGAGCACCGAGACGCGTATGCGTGGTGCGCTGAAAAGGGTGAGTGATGCCTATAACGACGAGGCGATCCGCAAGGCCGTGGATGACATGATCAGCTTTGGCACGGCACGTGATGGCATCATCGCGCTGCGTCGCCGTGAGTTGCAGGCCCAGACCCAGGTCGACAATGCGCTGGCCTCGGCACGCCAGGCGGCATCGACACTCGCCCAGCAGACCGAAGCGATTGTAGCCATTGCAGAGCAAGGTGCCAGCGCGGCGGCGGATGCCTCTTATGCCACGGTGAAAACTGGCATTGCTGTGCTGGCGGTGCTGACCGGCCTGAGCCTGCTGGCGGCAGCGCTGATCGGCTGGCTCTATGTCGGCCGTCGTGTGGTCGACACCATGGTCGGCCTGACCGGCGTGATGGACCGCCTAGCGCATCGCGACTGGAGCACCGAGGTGCCGGACCGCACCCGGCTGGATGAAATCGGCGACATGGCGCGTGCGGTGCAGGTGTTCAAGGAGAACGGCATCGAGAACGAGCAATTGCAGCGGCAGGTCGAGGATAACCGCCAGCGTTTCGAGCGCGAACGCGAGGCGCAGGAGGAACTGATCGACCGCTCGGTCGGCCAGATTGTCTCGGCGGCGGCGGCCGGCGATTTGACCCAGCGCATTGATGCCTCGGCCCTGGATGGCGTGATGCAGCGTCTGGCGGAAGGCGTGAACACGCTGCTGGATAGTTTCGCCGGTGCCATCGAGGCGGTGAACCGCACGCTTGACCAGATGGCCCATGGCGACATGACGGGCCGTGTGCAGGGCGAGTTCAAGGGCGTGTTCGCGGCTTTGCAAGGTAATGTGAATCAGACCGCAGAGCGGCTTGCCGGCGTGGTGCAGCGTATCAGCCAAACTGCCCAGGCAGTGCGCGAGGCGGCGGCTGAAATCTCCGCCGGTTCCACCGATCTTGCCGGGCGCACCGAACAGCAGGCGGCGAGCCTGGAGCAGACAGCGGCCTCGATGCATGAGATCACTTCCACGGTGAAGCAAAATGCCGAGAGCGCGGAAGCCGCCAACCGGCTCAGCCAGGTGGCGCGCAACACTGCCAATACCGGCGGTGATGTGGTGGAGAAAGCGGTGGTTGCCATGGCCGGCATTGAGGCCAGCGCCGGCAAGATTGTCGATATCGTCGGCCTGATCGATGAGATCGCCTTCCAGACCAACCTGCTGGCGCTGAATGCCAGCGTGGAAGCAGCACGCGCCGGCGAGGCCGGCAAAGGCTTTGCCGTTGTGGCACAGGAAGTCCGTGCACTTGCTCAGCGCTCGGCCAATGCCTCAAAGGACATCAAGGCGCTGATCAACGAGTCCAATGTGCAGGTGCGTCAGGGTGCCGATCTGGTGAAACGCGCCGGCGAGGCGCTGACCGAGATCGTGACATCGGTGAAAAAGGTGGCGGACATCGTCGCCGAGATCGCTTCGGCGAGCCAGGAGCAGGCGACGGGACTTGATGAGGTCAACACCGCCGTATCGAACATGGATGAGATGACCCAGCGCAATGGCGCCCTGGTGGAGCAGACCACAGCCTCGGCCCAGGCGATGTCGACCCAGGCCGATCAGCTCAACGAACTGGTGGCGTATTTCAGGCTTTAGGCGTGACCGGCGACGCCTGAGAGATGGCTCAGGTTGATGCCGAGCGTGGCAATCGAGCGTTCCCACAGCGAGTCGAGATCGGGATCGAATACCAGATCGAAATCCGCCGGCACGGTCAGCCAGCCATTCTGCTGCAACTCGGTATCGAGCTGTCCGGCACTCCAGCCGGCATAGCCGAGCGCGAACAGGCGATGTTGCGGCCCGGTGCCGCTGGCGATGGCGCGCAGCACATCCAGTGTGGCGGTGAGGCCGATGCCGCTGCGCTCATCTATCGGCACGCTGCCGGGCTGCATGTAATCGGTGGAATGCAGCACGAAGCCACGGCCGGTTTCGACGGGACCGCCGAGCCGCACGGTGATGTTTGATTCCACCGTGGTTTCGATGCTGAGCTGGCGCAGCAGGTTCGGGAAGGTGAGGCCGGGATAGGGCTTGTTGATCACCAGGCCCATCGCGCCTTCGGCGTTATGTGAACACATATAGATGACGGTGCGGGCGAAACGCGGATCGCCCATCCCGGGCATCGCCACCAGAAGCTGACGCTCCAGGTAGCCAGACATTTTCTTGCCTTTGGCCGATCGTTTCATACCGATCTCCGGACTTGCGAGTCTCACCCGAATGTTACCCCCTTGGGCGGCAATGTCCATATGGCGGCGCCGGTTGATCTTGCCTAAAAAGGGACCATGCGAATCGGGATATGGGCAGTTGTGGCGGCTTTGGGCCTGTTATTGCTGGATGCTGGCGGCAGCCTGGCAGCCGAGCCGGTGCGCGCGCGTCTGGTGCAGGGCACGGCGGGTTCTGCCGGATTGCATTTTCAGTTGGAGCCGGGCTGGAAATTCTACTGGCGCCAGCCGGGTGAGGGCGGAGTGCCGCCGCGTTTCGACTGGTCGGGCTCGCGCAATCTCGCCGGCGTCGATGTGGAATGGCCGGCGCCTCGGCGCATGTCCATCGGCGGTGTCGATCTGATCGGCTACAAGGGCGAGGTGGTGCTGCCGCTGCGCTATCAGGCGCATAAGGCGGGCAAGCCGGTGACGTTGAAGCTGCTGGCCGAATTCGGCGTCTGCAAGGAAATCTGTGTGCTGCGCGAGGAACGCCTGACGCTGACCATCAACCCGGGCGAGGGCCCGGCGGCGGCGCTGATCGAGCGGTTCCGTGCCGACGTGCCGGGCAATCTCGCCGCCGCCGGCCTGGAGCCGCCGGCGCTGCGGCTGAAGGAAGGCAAGCTGCTGCTGCGCTTCGGCCCGCAGGCTGGCCTGCAGGCGCCGGATATCTTTGTTGAAGGTCCGGCGGAATACTGGTTTGGCAAGCCGAAACTGCTGCCACAGGGCGATGGCGGCCTGGAACTGGCCTTGCCCTATACGCCGGCAGCCCAACCGCCGGTTCTCGGCGGCTTGCGTTTCACCCTGGTGGATGGTCGCCGCAGCGCCGAATTCACACCGTGAGCGGCTTGTTTCCGGCTCATTCCCGACCCATGTTATGGGCGCCTTGGCACCGCCATGCGGCTGCCCCACGAACCATAAGCAGAACGAGGACATCATGACGATCAAGGTCGGCGACAGCATCCCTGACGTGACCATTTTCACCCAGGGCGCCAATGGCCCGGAAGCGGTGAAGACCGGTGAGCTGTTCAAGGGCAAGAAGGTGGCGTTGTTCGCCCTGCCGGGTGCTTTCACCCCCACCTGCTCGGCCAAGCACCTGCCGGGCTATATCGAGAAGGCGGCGGAATTCAAGGGCAAGGGCTTCGACCTGATCGCCTGCCTGTCGGTCAACGATGCCTTCGTCATGGGCGCCTGGGGCAAGCAGCAGGAAGCCGGCGAAAAGGTGATGATGCTGGCCGATGGCAGCGGCGAATTCACCAAGGCCATCGGCATGGAATTCGACCTCACCGCGCGCGGCCTCGGCGTGCGCTCGCAGCGTTATTCGATGATTGTCGATAACGGCAAGGTTACCAGCCTGAATCTGGAAAAGCCGGGTGCTTTCGAAGTCTCGGATGCCGCCACGCTGCTCGGTCAGGCTTAAGTAAAAGGCTAGCCGCTGCCATCGCGCTGGGCGGTGGCGGCGGTTCTGGCCAGCACATCGACGCGTTCATTCTCGGCATGGCCGCTATGGCCGCGCACCCATTCCCATTCCACTTTATGCGGCGCCATGGCCGCTTCCAGCCGCTGCCATAGATCCACATTCTTCACCGGCTGGCGGTCGGCGGTTTTCCAGCCACGCGCCTTCCAGGGCCGAAGCCACTTGGTCACGCCATCGATCACATAGCGGCTATCGGTGAACAGATGCACCGCGCAGGGGCGTTTCAGTGCCTCGAGCGCCGAGATCGCCGCCATCAGCTCCATGCGGTTATTGGTCGTGGTCGGGCCTTCGGCGCCGGATAATTCGCGCTCATTGCTGCCAAAGCGCAGCAGCACGCCCCAGCCGCCGGGGCCGGGATTTCCCAAACAGGCGCCATCGGTGAAGGCTTCGACGCGGGTGAGTTCATCCACGCTCATGACGAGCGTTCGATGCCATAGGCGCTGGGGCCAAGCACCAGGCGATGGAAATTCAGCTTCTGCCAGTATTCCATCGGGTCTTTCGGCCGCACCAGGGCGCCGGGCACCTGGTTCAGCCAGTCATACAGCCGGGTCAGCAGGAAACGCAAAGCGGCACCGCGCGCAAACAGCGGCAAGCTGTGAACTTCGCCATCGGTCAGTACCCGCACGCTTTCATAGCCGCTGATTAAGGCCCGGCCCTTGGTGACATTGAAGGCGCCATCGGCCTCGAAGCACCAGGCATTCAGCAGCACCGCCAGGTCATAGGCATAGTAATCGTTGCAGGCGAAGTAGAAATCGAACATGCCGCTGAAGCTGTCGCCGATGAAAAAGATGTTGTCGGGGAACAGGTCGGCATGGATCACGCCATGCGGAAGCGGGCGCTCACCTTGACGGCCCGGCTGTTCGGGCCATGTGGCGCGCAGGCTGTCCCATTCACGCGCCAGTTCCACTTCCAGGCCGGCGCGCACCTTGCTGGCGCGCGGGCCGCAGGCATCGATCAGGCTTTTCCAGCCATCGATGCTCAGTGCATTGGCGCGCTGGCCGGGGAAATCGGCGCCGGCGATATGCAGCCGGGCGGTGGCGGCGCCCACTTCGAAGCAATGTTTCGGGGTCAGCCGTTTCGGCGACACACCATTGAGGAAGCTGATGATGGCGCAGGGCCGGCCGGCCACTTCGCGCAGGATCTTGCCGTCGCGGCCATGCACCGGCACCGGGCAGGGCAGGCCCTTCTGGGCCAGATGATCCATCAGGCTGAGGAAATACGGCAATTCCTCGCGGTTCACGCGCTTCTCATACAGCGTGAGGAAGTAATTGCCCTTATCGGTGCCGAGCATGTAGTTGGAATTCTCGACGCCTTCGGCGATGCCCTTGCAGGACAGCAGCATGCCCAGATCGTATTCGGCAAGCAGGGTGCAGAGCTGGTCTTCGTTGATTTCGGTGTAAACGGCCATGGCTGTTATGCGGCGCTGCTTTCCAGGGCCGAAGGCAGCTTGAACTGCACGGCCTCGGTGGCGGTGGTGACTTCGCGCAAGGTGACGCGGAAGCGGGCGCGGATCGCGTCGATGACTTCTTCCACCAGCAATTCCGGCGCGCTGGCACCGGCGGTAATACCAATGCGCTGCGGCTGGCCGAGCGCCGCCCAGTCGATCTCGCTGGCGCGCTGCACCAGCAAGGCGACGCGGCAGCCGCTGCGCTGCGCCACTTCCACCAGCCGCAGCGAATTCGAGGAATTCGGCGCACCGATCACCAGCAGGGCATCGCATTCCGCGGCAATGGCCTTCACCGCGGCCTGGCGGTTGGTGGTGGCATAGCAGATGTCTTCCTTTTTCGGGCCTTCGATGCCGGGGAAGCGCTGCTGCAAGGCGGCAATGATCTCGGCGGTATCGTCCACCGAAAGCGTGGTCTGGGTGATATAGGCGAGCGGCAGGTCCGGTCGCTCGGGCAGCTTGGCGACATCCGCCACGGTCTCCACCAGGCTGACGGCGCCATCGGGCAACTGGCCCATGGTGCCGATCACTTCCGGATGGCCGGCATGGCCGATCAACAGGATATGGTGGCCCTCGCGGTGATGCCGCTCGGCTTCGCGATGCACCTTGCTGACCAGCGGGCAGGTGGCATCGAGATAGAATAGGGCGCGCGCCTTGGCCGCCGCCGGCACCGATTTCGGCACGCCATGGGCGGAGAAGACTACCGGCACGCCGGCCGGCACCTGGTCCAGTTCATCGACGAAAACCGCGCCCTTGGCGGCCAGGCTTTCGACCACGAAGCGGTTATGCACGATCTCATGGCGGACATAGACCGGGGCGCCATATTTCTCGATGGCGCGTTCCACGATCTGGATGGCGCGGTCCACCCCGGCGCAAAAGCCGCGCGGCGCCGCCAGCACGATTTCCACTGCCGGAAGTGGCGATTCGGCCGTCCTGGTCTCGTGTTGCGGGGGGCTAAGCGGGCTGTCCATCCGGGCCTTGGGGGCTGTCGCTTGTAAGGGGGCGGGGCCTCTTCTATACAGGAATTCGGCCCGCCAAACTGCCGGGCAAGCTATCGTACCTGACGCGGGAAGGAAAGTGCGCCATGACCAGTCCGGCCGGTTCCGGAAGCCTTGTCCGCCGTCTGCGTCCGGCTGCCCTGCTGCTGCCCCTGGTGCTGCTGGCGAGCTGCGGTTCGGGCGGCTGGTTCGGCAAGAAGGAGGTCGAACCGCCATTGCCCTGCCCCCGTATCGGCATTCTGGGCGATGCGCGCAAGGCTGTGCAGTTCCGCCCCGGCCCGGGCCGCGACCTGACCGATGTGGCCTATGAGGTCGAGCTGCTGGACTATAACGGCGGCTGCAAATTCGAGGACAAGGACAAGGTCAAGAATGTTGCCGTAACGGTGACCTTCACCTTGCAGATCGCCGCCACGCGCGGCCCCGCTGCTGGCGACAGCCGCGAGTCGGTGGTGCCGTATTTCATCGCCGTGGTCGACAAGCAGCAGAATATTCTCTCGCGCGATGCCTTCTCGGCGCGGATACCGTTGCCGCCGGGCCGCCGCCGCGTCGCCGTGGGCGACGAACTGGAGCAGCGCATTCCGCTGCCCGCCGGTCGCAGCACGCGGGATATCGAAATCCTGATCGGCCTGCAGCTCGATAACGAGCAGCTCGACTTCAACCGCAAGCAGCGCGGCTTCTAACTTGCTTCTGCCGCCCAGTCGGCAGCCCAGCGGTCCAGCGCCAACAGCAGCGGTTGCAGCTTCATGGCCTGATCGGTGAGCGCGTAGCCGCTTTCGCCGTCATGCCCCACCAGCCGTGCCTCGCGCAGATCGTTCAGCCGCTGTTGCAGCACGCTGGGCGATAGCTGACCGCAGGCCGCCTGCAGGGCGCGGAAGCTAAGCGGTCCACCGCGCAATTCCCACAAGATCCGTAGGCTCCAGCGCCGCCCCAGCAGATCCAGCGCCACCATGATCGGGCGGCCGGTGCTGGAGCCACGCACACGCTTTGCTGTTTTGGTCGTCGTTTTTGCCATGCCGGCCTCTTGCGCTACTAAAACAGTAGCGGTATGGTTTGATTGCTACGGAAAAAGTAGCATAAAGGAAGGGGCCTTGCCATGACCGAACCACGCCTTGCGCCATTGCAGCCACCCTATGACGAAGCGGTGGCCGCCGAATTCGCCCGCATCATGCCGCCGGGCGTGCCGCCGATCGCCCTGTTCCGCCAGGTGGCACATAACCCGCGCGTGCTTGGCCGCTGGCGCGGCGGCAGCCTGCTCGATCCCGGTTCGATCAGCCTGCGGCAACGGGAAATCGTGATCCTGCGCGTCACCGCGCGGCTCAATGCCGAATATGAATGGAGCGTGCATGTCGCCTTCTTCGCCGCCAAGGCCGGTTTCACGCCAGCCGAAATCGCCGGCACCCGGCTGGGTGGCGGCTTCGCGGCAGATGCGGACAAGCTGCTGCTGCGCATCGTCGATACGTTGATCGATGCCAAGGGTCTGGATGATATGCTCTGGGAAGAGGCCAGCGCGGTCTTCTCACCGGCGCAGTTGGTGGAAATCCTCAGCCTTGTCGGCTTTTATCACACGGTATCCTTCACCGTGAACACACTGCGCACCCCGCTGGAGCCGGGTGCGCCGCGTTTCCCGCAGTGATCCAGGCTCAATAAGCGAGCGCGCAGCCGTCCTTGCGCGGATCGGAGCCGGCCATCAGCACGCCATTGGCGTTGAGCATGATGGCCTGGCCGCCGCCATGGGGCATTTCCGCCATCTTGATTTCATGGCCCAAAGCGGCGAGGCCGGTCAGCACTTCCTTTGGGATGCCGCGCTCAGCCTCGAACTTGCCGGCGACATGGAAACCGCGCGGGCTATCGATGGCTTCCTGCACATCCATGCCGAAATCGACGATGTTGGTCAGCACATGGGTCTGCCCGACCGGCTGGAAGCCGCCGCCCATCACGCCATAGCAGAGCCAGGGTTTGCCGTCTTTCAGCGCCATCGCCGGGATGATGGTATGCATCGGGCGCTTGCCCGGCGCCACGTTGTTCGGATGCTTCGGATCGACGCGGAAGCCGGCGCCGCGGTTCTGCAGCAGCAGGCCGGTCTTCGGGCTGCTCAAGCCGGTGCCGAAGGGCCAGAACAGCGAATTGATGAAGGAGCAGCAATTGCCCTCGCCATCCACCACCGAGATATACACCGTGTCGCGATAGACAGCGCCATTGCCGGCCGGGCCGGGCGAGGCCATGGCGCGCTTGAGGTCGATGCGGCTACGCAACTCATCGGCGAAGGCGGCGGAGAGCAGCTTTTCCACCGGCACATCGGCGAAGGCCGGATCGGCGACATAGGTGTCGCGGGCCTGGAAGGCCAGCCGGGTCGCCTCGGCTTCGAGATGGAAACGCTCGACGCTGTGCGGCGCGTATTTGCCCAAATCCAGGCCGGCCAGGATGTTGAGCATGATCAGCGTGGTGATGCCCTGGCCCGAGGGCGGGATTTCCAGCAATTCGACGCCGCGATACTGCGTCGCGATCGGCTCGACCCAAAAAGCCTCCTGGGTGGCGAAATCCTCCAGGCTGTGGGTGCCGCCGAGGCTCTGGCAATAGCTGACAATATCTTCCGCCACC is a genomic window containing:
- the thrB gene encoding homoserine kinase gives rise to the protein MAVYTEINEDQLCTLLAEYDLGMLLSCKGIAEGVENSNYMLGTDKGNYFLTLYEKRVNREELPYFLSLMDHLAQKGLPCPVPVHGRDGKILREVAGRPCAIISFLNGVSPKRLTPKHCFEVGAATARLHIAGADFPGQRANALSIDGWKSLIDACGPRASKVRAGLEVELAREWDSLRATWPEQPGRQGERPLPHGVIHADLFPDNIFFIGDSFSGMFDFYFACNDYYAYDLAVLLNAWCFEADGAFNVTKGRALISGYESVRVLTDGEVHSLPLFARGAALRFLLTRLYDWLNQVPGALVRPKDPMEYWQKLNFHRLVLGPSAYGIERSS
- the ispH gene encoding 4-hydroxy-3-methylbut-2-enyl diphosphate reductase, translating into MDSPLSPPQHETRTAESPLPAVEIVLAAPRGFCAGVDRAIQIVERAIEKYGAPVYVRHEIVHNRFVVESLAAKGAVFVDELDQVPAGVPVVFSAHGVPKSVPAAAKARALFYLDATCPLVSKVHREAERHHREGHHILLIGHAGHPEVIGTMGQLPDGAVSLVETVADVAKLPERPDLPLAYITQTTLSVDDTAEIIAALQQRFPGIEGPKKEDICYATTNRQAAVKAIAAECDALLVIGAPNSSNSLRLVEVAQRSGCRVALLVQRASEIDWAALGQPQRIGITAGASAPELLVEEVIDAIRARFRVTLREVTTATEAVQFKLPSALESSAA
- a CDS encoding winged helix-turn-helix transcriptional regulator, producing the protein MAKTTTKTAKRVRGSSTGRPIMVALDLLGRRWSLRILWELRGGPLSFRALQAACGQLSPSVLQQRLNDLREARLVGHDGESGYALTDQAMKLQPLLLALDRWAADWAAEAS
- a CDS encoding carboxymuconolactone decarboxylase family protein, translating into MTEPRLAPLQPPYDEAVAAEFARIMPPGVPPIALFRQVAHNPRVLGRWRGGSLLDPGSISLRQREIVILRVTARLNAEYEWSVHVAFFAAKAGFTPAEIAGTRLGGGFAADADKLLLRIVDTLIDAKGLDDMLWEEASAVFSPAQLVEILSLVGFYHTVSFTVNTLRTPLEPGAPRFPQ
- the ggt gene encoding gamma-glutamyltransferase, yielding MRDLHLPGRSVAMGRHGAAATSHSLATITALDILKRGGNATDAAIAACAVQCIVEPESTGIGGDNFVLYAPAGTDTRKGGKVYGLNGSGRAPAGLSSDFLLEKGFKEIGLNSVHAVTIPGAVDAWAKLNQRFGKLPLADLLQPAIKFAEEGFPITERVSVDFGRQINIDKLSADKNSAVVYLPGGKPPKAGDLMQLEAYAKVLREIAAKGRDGFYTGWVAEDIVSYCQSLGGTHSLEDFATQEAFWVEPIATQYRGVELLEIPPSGQGITTLIMLNILAGLDLGKYAPHSVERFHLEAEATRLAFQARDTYVADPAFADVPVEKLLSAAFADELRSRIDLKRAMASPGPAGNGAVYRDTVYISVVDGEGNCCSFINSLFWPFGTGLSSPKTGLLLQNRGAGFRVDPKHPNNVAPGKRPMHTIIPAMALKDGKPWLCYGVMGGGFQPVGQTHVLTNIVDFGMDVQEAIDSPRGFHVAGKFEAERGIPKEVLTGLAALGHEIKMAEMPHGGGQAIMLNANGVLMAGSDPRKDGCALAY